A genomic segment from Aegilops tauschii subsp. strangulata cultivar AL8/78 chromosome 1, Aet v6.0, whole genome shotgun sequence encodes:
- the LOC109733363 gene encoding long-chain-alcohol oxidase FAO1, with protein MAAQEEEKAAGRRAGPHPLLRGRRRDGKYTHGLHPAQMEALRAMCGAFIPSLPAEESDAGGRADPPGGKDLERFYLASAADSNIPDEVAELMVTRCIREAALLAWVVLWVLSTRVGTLLLCGRLSLCGAAGELRRFADMPAERQEAALQRWNRTRWLFPLRIVFALVKILSHYVFYTMVDENSENPHWKAIGYSVEEWQRDPAEAPAPSRPLDNGVVETRALNDTTLLRSLADRGLPVKPGAQHTVECDAVIVGSGCGGGVAAAILASAGYKVVVVEKGDYFAADDYSSVEGPSMERLFEKGGIFCTSNVTTMVFTGSTVGGGSAVNWSACIRTPGEVLQEWSHDHGLPLFATKAYVQAMNTVCDRLGVTDECLKEGFQNKVLRRGCEALGLPVDAVPRNSSAGHYCGSCNFGCPTGDKRGTDTTWLVDAVKHGAVILTGCKAERFILHNNSGKDGRSKKCVGLLATCMSNGITKKLRIEAKVSISACGALMTPPLLRNSGLKNRHIGRNLHLHPVSMAWGYFPENKQAVPITGKSYEGGIITSMHRVTPRTIIETPALGPGAFAAMVPWESGRDMKERMSRFARTAHAFALVRDRGSGFVDCEGRLRFTPSRDDTRELRNGLRHVLRILVAAGAAEVGTHRSDGLRLRCKGVRDEDLEAFLDEVTIEKGPMHSTADKWAVFSSAHQMGSCRMGSSPKDSAVDGSGESWEAEGLYVCDGSLLPTAVGVNPMITIQSVAYCLSKGIAESMTNAQKHY; from the exons atggcggcgcaggaggaggagaaGGCCGCGGGCAGGCGCGCGGGGCCGCACCCGCTGCTGCGCGGGCGGAGGCGGGACGGCAAGTACACGCACGGGCTGCACCCGGCGCAGATGGAGGCGCTCCGCGCCATGTGCGGCGCCTTCATCCCCTCGCTGCCGGCCGAGGAGTCGGACGCAGGCGGCCGCGCCGACCCGCCCGGCGGCAAGGACCTCGAGCGCTTctacctcgcctccgccgccgacTCCAACATCCCCGACGAG GTTGCGGAGCTGATGGTGACGCGGTGCATACGGGAGGCGGcgctgctggcgtgggtggtgctGTGGGTGCTGAGCACGAGGGTGGGCACGCTGCTGCTGTGCGGCCGGCTGAGCCTCTGCGGCGCCGCCGGTGAGCTGCGCCGGTTCGCGGACATGCCGGCGGAGCGGCAGGAGGCGGCGCTGCAGCGATGGAACAGGACGCGGTGGCTCTTCCCGCTCAGGATCGTCTTCGCCCTCGTCAAGATCCTCTCCCACTACGTCTTCTACACCATG GTCGACGAGAACTCAGAGAATCCACACTGGAAAGCGATTGGATACAGCGTGGAAGAGTGGCAGAGAGACCCAGCTGAAGCGCCCGCCCCGTCGCGGCCGCTGGACAATGGCGTCGTCGAAACCAGAGCGCTGAACGACACCACCCTGCTCAGGTCACTCGCCGACAGGGGGCTCCCCGTGAAGCCGGGCGCGCAGCACACGGTGGAGTGCGACGCCGTCATTGTGGGGTCCGGCTGCGGCGGGGGCGTTGCTGCCGCGATACTGGCGTCCGCGGGGTACAAGGTGGTAGTCGTCGAGAAGGGCGACTACTTCGCCGCCGATGACTACAGCTCCGTCGAGGGTCCGTCCATGGAGCGCCTCTTCGAGAAGGGCGGCATCTTCTGCACGTCCAACGTGACGACGATGGTGTTCACGGGCTCCACTgtcggcggcggctcggcggtgAACTGGTCGGCCTGCATCCGCACGCCGGGGGAGGTCTTGCAGGAGTGGTCCCACGACCACGGCCTCCCGTTATTCGCGACCAAGGCGTACGTGCAGGCCATGAACACGGTTTGTGACCGGCTCGGCGTCACTGACGAGTGCCTGAAGGAAGGGTTCCAGAACAAGGTGCTGCGCCGAGGGTGCGAGGCGCTCGGGCTGCCTGTCGACGCCGTGCCACGCAACTCGTCGGCGGGACACTACTGCGGGAGCTGCAACTTCGGCTGCCCCACCGGCGATAAGCGCGGCACCGACACGACGTGGCTCGTCGACGCCGTCAAGCACGGCGCGGTGATCCTGACCGGGTGCAAGGCCGAGCGGTTCATCCTCcacaacaacagcggcaaggacGGCCGGAGCAAGAAATGCGTCGGCCTGTTGGCGACGTGCATGAGCAACGGCATCACCAAGAAGCTGCGCATCGAGGCCAAGGTGTCCATCTCGGCCTGCGGGGCGCTCATGACGCCTCCGCTGCTGCGCAACAGCGGGCTGAAGAACCGGCACATCGGCCGGAACCTGCACCTCCACCCGGTGTCCATGGCGTGGGGCTACTTCCCGGAGAACAAGCAGGCGGTGCCCATCACCGGCAAGTCCTACGAGGGCGGCATCATCACGAGCATGCACCGCGTCACACCGCGCACCATCATCGAGACGCCAGCGCTAGGGCCGGGGGCCTTCGCCGCCATGGTGCCGTGGGAGTCGGGCCGCGACATGAAGGAGCGCATGAGCCGGTTCGCGCGCACGGCGCACGCGTTCGCCCTCGTCCGCGACCGCGGCTCGGGGTTCGTCGACTGCGAGGGCCGCCTGCGCTTCACCCCCAGCCGCGACGACACCCGCGAGCTCCGCAACGGCCTGCGCCACGTGCTGCGCATCCTGGTGGCCGCCGGCGCGGCGGAGGTGGGCACGCACCGCAGCGACGGGCTCCGGCTGCGGTGCAAGGGCGTGCGCGACGAGGACCTGGAGGCGTTCCTGGACGAGGTGACCATCGAGAAGGGGCCCATGCACTCGACGGCGGACAAATGGGCGGTCTTCTCCTCGGCTCATCAGATGGGCAGCTGCCGCATGGGCTCCAGCCCCAAGGACAGCGCCGTCGACGGCAGCGGCGAGAGCTGGGAGGCCGAGGGCCTGTACGTCTGCGACGGCAGCCTCCTCCCCACCGCGGTCGGCGTCAACCCAATGATCACTATTCAGTCCGTCGCCTACTGCCTCTCCAAGGGCATCGCCGAGTCCATGACCAACGCCCAGAAGCACTACTAG